The following is a genomic window from Rhizobium sp. NRK18.
CGACGAAGTAACGCTGCAGAAAAGGCCGGAATTCCACGCCGTTGCGGCAGCGATTGGCGCTTTCATGGAAAGGCTGTCGGAGTTCGTCGACGACTTTGCCGCCGACACCGCGCTTGCGGCAGAATAAAGCCCGAATTTTATTTTAGATATTTCGGAAATGCGTCGTCGCGGCAAAAAAGAACCGCGCCTTAGGCGCGGTTAAGTCTAGGGAGGAAACACCCAAGGAGGGTATTTACAGTCGGAAGACTGTGAGATGACGGTATTTTTGCGGTGCACAAATGTCAAGTGCCTAGGGAATGCGCGACGATCAAAAAATGTGCATTATGTCATTCGACGTGAAAATCGCCCCAAACTGCGGCATTTGCATCACACCCGTTTTCAGGTAGAGCAGTCAGATCGTTGTTCCTGCCTGCCTATGGATGTCCCATGCTCCCCAATCGCGCCTTCTTCGATCTCCTCGCGGATGCTGCCAGCAAGGAAACCCTGCCGCGCTTTCGAAGCGGTGCCGCTATCGTCAACAAGGAGGTCGGCAGCTTCGATCCGGTGACCGAAGGCGACCGGGGGGCCGAGACGGCAATACGCGCGCTGATCGAAGAGCATTATCCCGAGCACGGCATTCTCGGCGAAGAGCATGGCAATGTCGGCCTCGACCGGGAGATGGTCTGGGTGATCGACCCGATCGACGGCACGCGTGCGTTCATTTCCGGCGTTCCGGTATGGGGCACGCTGATCGGTCTGCAGCAGAACGGCCGGGCGGTGATGGGCATGGTCGACCAGCCCTTCACGCGAGAGCGTTACTTCGCCGACGGCAAGGCATCCTGGTATGCCGGACCGGACGGAACGCGTCAGATCAGGACGCGTGATTGCGGCTCGCTGTCTGACGCGATCCTGTTCACCACCTCGCCGCATCTTTTTGCCGGTGACGACATGCCGCGATACCGGGCGGTCGAAGAGAAGGTCCGGCTGTTCCGCTACGGCACCGACTGCTACGCCTATGCGCTGCTTGCTGCCGGCTATGTCGATCTGGTGGTGGAAAACAGCCTCAAGCCCTATGATGTCGGCGCGCTCATCCCGCTGATCGAGCAGGCGGGCGGCGTCATGACCACGTGGGAAGGCGGCAGGCCGGAGAACGGCGGCCGGATCATCGCAGCCGGAAGCGCCGCAGTCCATGCCGAGGCGATGGCGCTGCTTGCCGGCTGATCAGGCCTCGGCGGCGGCCTCTGCCTCGCCTGCTTCGCGTTCCTCTGCATCCGCTCCCGGTATGAAGGCCTTGATCGCCTCCATCGCCTGGCTGCGGTAGATGTCGCGTTCCTGGAGCAATTCGTGGCGGGCACC
Proteins encoded in this region:
- the hisN gene encoding histidinol-phosphatase; the encoded protein is MLPNRAFFDLLADAASKETLPRFRSGAAIVNKEVGSFDPVTEGDRGAETAIRALIEEHYPEHGILGEEHGNVGLDREMVWVIDPIDGTRAFISGVPVWGTLIGLQQNGRAVMGMVDQPFTRERYFADGKASWYAGPDGTRQIRTRDCGSLSDAILFTTSPHLFAGDDMPRYRAVEEKVRLFRYGTDCYAYALLAAGYVDLVVENSLKPYDVGALIPLIEQAGGVMTTWEGGRPENGGRIIAAGSAAVHAEAMALLAG